Part of the Bacillota bacterium genome is shown below.
CACCCCTTCCATATCCCTACGATGCCCTGGAGCCATACCTATCGAGGGAGATCGTCAGAATTCACCACGCCATCCACCATCGGGGCTATGTCAATGGTCTCAATGTCGCTGAGGAGGAAGTGGCCCAGGCCAGGGAGCAGGGGGATTTCAACTTGATTAGACACTGGGAAAGAGAACTGGCCTATCACGGGTCTGGCCACTTTCTCCACACCCTCTACTGGCTCAATATGCGGCCTGGGGGTCCAAGACGTCCACCTCGGCAGTTGGCGGCGCAATTGGAAGCGGATTTTGGTACCTTTGCCAAGTTTCAAGATCACTTCACCGCAGCGGCCAACCAAGTTGCCGGAAACGGCTGGGGTGTCTTGGTCTGGCAGGCTCCCTTTGGTCGGTTGGAAATTCTGCAAATCGAGAGGCACGAAAACATGACACAATGGGGAACGATTCCCATCTTGACCGTCGACGTCTGGGAGCACGCTTACTATCTGCAGTACCCGGCGGCACGGGCCGACTATCTGGCAGCCTGGTGGAACCTGGTAAATTGGGAGGATGTCGGGCGCAGGTTTTCCAGAGTGTCACGCTGGTTTCTTCCGCCCTGTGATGAACCAAGAGCCGAGACAGCCGGGAGTTGGTTTGGTGAACCGTAGGCCTGGGTAGAGGAGGATCATCACTTCTTCCGAGGAAATATAGTTGGGATAGCAAGTAGTCTGGTTGCAGCTCCAGGAGAAGAAGGATTTGCGGAACGTTAGAAAGGGGAGGGAACGGCCAATGCCAAATGCCG
Proteins encoded:
- a CDS encoding superoxide dismutase, with protein sequence MAYFLSCPVPRGGHRLPPLPYPYDALEPYLSREIVRIHHAIHHRGYVNGLNVAEEEVAQAREQGDFNLIRHWERELAYHGSGHFLHTLYWLNMRPGGPRRPPRQLAAQLEADFGTFAKFQDHFTAAANQVAGNGWGVLVWQAPFGRLEILQIERHENMTQWGTIPILTVDVWEHAYYLQYPAARADYLAAWWNLVNWEDVGRRFSRVSRWFLPPCDEPRAETAGSWFGEP